A single window of Oscillospiraceae bacterium DNA harbors:
- a CDS encoding ZIP family metal transporter, which produces MIIVLLTALGVGGATLIGAIIGFSFKNISHKFSDIILSFAAGVMLCAAVMGLIIPSLEHGGGKSAVAVTVVGIFSGALVLNLIDKLVPHLHRMSGADIENHSNNNKINKVMLFVLAIAIHNLPEGIAAGVGFGTGNMAEALTIAGGIALQNVPEGMVIIGPMLASGISKKRTLIIAALTGVVEVIGTFIGFFAVSISNAILPFALAFAGGTMLYVISDEMIPETHHDGERGATYALLIGFSLMLLMDFYLG; this is translated from the coding sequence ATGATTATTGTGTTACTTACTGCACTGGGGGTTGGGGGAGCAACTTTAATCGGTGCAATAATAGGTTTTAGTTTTAAAAATATTTCCCATAAATTCAGTGATATAATATTATCTTTTGCGGCAGGCGTAATGCTTTGTGCCGCTGTTATGGGACTTATAATACCATCGTTGGAACATGGTGGCGGAAAATCTGCAGTGGCAGTAACTGTTGTTGGCATATTCTCTGGAGCATTAGTTCTTAATCTTATAGATAAATTGGTTCCTCATTTGCATAGGATGTCAGGCGCAGATATAGAAAACCATTCTAACAATAATAAGATAAATAAAGTAATGCTTTTTGTTCTTGCTATTGCTATTCATAATCTGCCCGAAGGTATTGCTGCAGGTGTTGGTTTTGGAACAGGGAATATGGCAGAAGCCTTAACTATTGCAGGAGGTATTGCACTTCAGAATGTGCCTGAAGGTATGGTTATAATAGGCCCAATGCTTGCATCGGGTATTAGTAAAAAACGTACATTGATTATTGCAGCTCTTACAGGGGTTGTAGAAGTTATAGGAACATTTATTGGCTTTTTTGCAGTAAGCATTTCAAATGCAATTTTGCCTTTTGCCTTAGCGTTTGCAGGCGGAACAATGCTTTATGTTATCAGTGATGAAATGATTCCTGAAACTCATCATGACGGGGAGCGTGGCGCGACTTATGCTTTGCTTATCGGATTTTCACTAATGTTACTTATGGATTTTTATTTAGGTTGA